The Arachis hypogaea cultivar Tifrunner chromosome 16, arahy.Tifrunner.gnm2.J5K5, whole genome shotgun sequence genome contains a region encoding:
- the LOC112759127 gene encoding chitinase 10 — translation MAFSTLLSFTLFLCVLLPCFASSLEAKPISSLIRKKFFDTMFLHKDDNACPAKNFYPYKAFIRAAKTFPEFGTTGSLDTRKREIAAFLAQISHETTGGWATAPDGPYAWGLCFKEEINPQSNYCDSTNKQWPCFPGKSYHGRGPIQLSWNYNYGPAGKELGFDGLRKPEIVSNNSVIAFRSALWFWMRETRGTLSCHNVMVGKYVPSEADIAANRTAGYGLVTNIINGALECGIPNDPRVKDRIGFFKRYTNLFNVDTGPNLDCAFQKPL, via the exons ATGGCTTTTTCAACATTGCTCTCTTTTACTCTCTTCCTCTGTGTCTTATTGCCCTGTTTCGCTTCTTCTTTGGAAGCGAAACCAATCTCTTCTCTCATTAGAAAGAAGTTTTTTGATACCATGTTCCTACATAAAGATGACAATGCATGCCCTGCTAAGAACTTCTACCCTTACAAGGCCTTCATTCGCGCCGCGAAAACCTTCCCTGAATTCGGCACCACCGGCAGTTTAGACACACGGAAGCGTGAGATCGCTGCATTTCTTGCTCAAATTTCTCATGAGACGACTGGTGGATGGGCTACTGCACCTGATGGTCCATATGCTTGGGGTCTCTGCTTTAAGGAAGAGATTAATCCTCAGAGTAACTACTGTGATTCTACTAACAAACAATGGCCTTGTTTCCCAGGAAAATCTTACCATGGAAGAGGACCCATTCAACTTTCTTG GAACTACAATTATGGTCCAGCAGGGAAGGAGTTGGGATTTGATGGGTTGAGGAAGCCTGAGATTGTGTCAAACAATTCAGTGATTGCATTCAGAAGTGCTCTGTGGTTTTGGATGAGAGAGACAAGAGGAACACTTTCTTGCCACAATGTTATGGTTGGAAAATATGTGCCTTCAGAAGCCGACATAGCAGCAAACAGAACAGCTGGTTATGGCTTGGTTACTAACATCATCAATGGTGCACTTGAATGTGGAATCCCCAATGATCCAAGGGTCAAGGATAGGATTGGATTTTTCAAAAGATATACCAACTTGTTCAACGTCGATACTGGACCTAACTTGGATTGTGCATTTCAGAAACCCTTGTAA
- the LOC112756443 gene encoding auxin-responsive protein IAA30 → MGRKAATTCSSSSNISSTASLNLRLALSTHEECGGSLFVKVYMEGIPIGRKLNILAHRSYHELVKRLENMFDTTILWGTEMDEVVVQPGERCHVLTYEDEEGDLVMVGDVPWEMFVSTVKRLKITRVDTFTTS, encoded by the exons ATGGGAAGAAAAGCTGCTACTACTTGTTCCTCTTCCTCTAACATTTCTTCAACTGCTTCCTTGAATCTGAGGCTTGCACTCAGCACTCATGAAGAATGTGGTGGAAGCCTGTTTGTGAAGGTGTACATGGAAGGCATTCCAATTGGGAGGAAGCTCAACATATTAGCACATAGAAGCTACCATGAGCTTGTTAAGAGACTTGAGAACATGTTCGACACCACCATTCTCTGGGGTACAGAGATGGATGAAGTTGTAGTTCAACCTGGTGAGAGATGCCATGTCCTCACTtatgaagatgaagaaggagaTCTTGTTATGGTTGGAGATGTTCCTTGGGA GATGTTTGTTTCCACTGTAAAGAGGTTGAAGATCACAAGGGTAGACACATTCACTACCTCTTGA